Proteins from one Mycoplasma sp. Pen4 genomic window:
- the lysS gene encoding lysine--tRNA ligase, translated as MEKYTEQEQIRRNKLDFYKENNIEAFAKANDLKELSYSDDIENQYKDFSKEDLEENPKHVAITGRILTMRGPFILLKDYHGKIQAYFNKKQHSEEVQKLVASLDLGDIVYVEGTVMKTHTGAITVKTETIKLLTKALKPLPDKYHGLADVEERYRHRYVDLIVNDESMDVFWTRTKIISGIRRYFDDMGYMEVETPFLHDYLSGASARPFKTHHNALDQEFVLRIATEIPLKKLLVGGVDRVYEIGRIFRNEGIDTTHNPEFTSIEFYEAYSNLEGMMQRTETLLKTLAKSLGKEKVMNKGVEIDLTKPFNRIDMVDAVSNATGVNFREITFEEAVEVAKKHGVKIQKFHQLGHIINELFEELIEKTLIQPTFVYGHPIEISPLTAKMDDSRFTERAELFINTKEYANMYTELSDPIDQLERFEEQLKEKNNGNDEASDVDWDFVEALEYGMPPTGGCGIGIDRLTMLLTEKDSIRDVLLFPTMKRK; from the coding sequence ATGGAAAAATATACAGAACAAGAACAAATAAGACGTAATAAATTAGATTTTTACAAAGAAAATAACATTGAAGCTTTTGCAAAAGCAAATGATCTTAAAGAATTAAGTTATTCTGATGATATTGAAAATCAATACAAAGATTTTTCAAAAGAAGATTTAGAAGAAAATCCAAAACATGTTGCTATCACAGGTAGAATTCTTACAATGCGTGGACCATTCATTTTATTAAAAGATTACCACGGTAAAATTCAAGCTTACTTTAACAAAAAACAACACTCTGAAGAAGTTCAAAAATTAGTTGCATCACTTGATTTAGGTGATATTGTTTATGTTGAAGGAACTGTGATGAAAACTCACACAGGTGCTATTACAGTTAAAACAGAAACAATTAAGTTATTAACAAAAGCATTAAAACCGCTTCCAGATAAATATCATGGATTAGCAGATGTTGAAGAAAGATACCGTCACAGATATGTTGATTTAATCGTTAACGATGAATCGATGGATGTATTCTGAACAAGAACAAAAATTATCTCAGGTATCAGACGTTACTTTGATGACATGGGTTACATGGAAGTTGAAACTCCATTCTTACATGATTATTTATCAGGCGCATCAGCACGTCCATTTAAAACACACCACAATGCCTTAGATCAAGAATTTGTTTTACGTATTGCTACTGAAATTCCACTTAAAAAATTGCTTGTTGGTGGGGTTGATAGAGTTTATGAAATTGGACGTATTTTCAGAAACGAAGGAATTGATACAACACACAACCCAGAATTCACATCAATTGAGTTCTATGAAGCATACTCAAACTTAGAAGGTATGATGCAAAGAACTGAAACATTATTAAAAACTTTAGCCAAGTCACTTGGTAAAGAAAAAGTAATGAATAAAGGTGTTGAAATTGATTTAACAAAACCATTTAACCGTATTGATATGGTAGATGCTGTTTCAAATGCAACAGGTGTAAACTTTAGAGAAATTACTTTTGAAGAAGCTGTTGAAGTTGCTAAAAAACACGGTGTTAAAATTCAAAAATTCCACCAACTTGGTCACATAATTAATGAATTATTCGAAGAATTAATTGAAAAAACTTTAATTCAACCTACATTCGTTTATGGACACCCAATTGAAATTTCACCATTAACAGCAAAAATGGATGATTCTAGATTCACTGAGCGTGCTGAGTTATTTATCAATACTAAAGAATATGCAAACATGTATACAGAGCTTTCAGATCCAATTGATCAATTAGAACGTTTTGAAGAACAATTAAAAGAAAAGAACAATGGAAATGATGAAGCTAGTGATGTTGATTGAGACTTCGTTGAAGCTTTAGAATACGGAATGCCTCCTACAGGTGGTTGTGGAATTGGTATCGACCGTCTTACAATGCTTTTAACTGAAAAAGATTCAATTCGTGATGTTCTTTTATTTCCAACAATGAAACGTAAATAG
- a CDS encoding ABC transporter ATP-binding protein, translating to MLQNQENKKDNDDIVKMKALDVNSDDQNVITQEITNEQVVLTKKSIDQKITRKNVFELLDNEGGANVLQVDRKIAKKLKKAASKKRPRDAFEKLQNEENAIIEVKDVSKYYLSGNTVTRVLKNVSLKINKGEFVLIFGKSGGGKSTLLNLISGLDRLSRGNVIVCDNNLPYLSDLQLTLFRRDHVSFIFQNYNLLQNLTGYENVETGSYLQKNKELKLNIDDLFSEFDMEDVKEKYPSQMSGGQQQRISILRALAKNAEIIFADEPTGALDEKTSEIVLSYLYNINKKYGTTIVMVTHNPLIEPIADKTVYVKHGRIAKIKHNKKPIHPKELEWKE from the coding sequence ATGTTACAAAATCAAGAAAACAAAAAAGATAATGATGACATTGTAAAAATGAAAGCATTAGACGTAAATTCTGATGATCAAAACGTAATCACTCAAGAAATAACTAATGAACAAGTTGTTTTAACTAAAAAATCAATTGATCAAAAAATTACTCGTAAGAATGTTTTTGAACTACTTGATAATGAAGGTGGTGCTAACGTATTACAAGTCGATCGTAAAATAGCTAAAAAACTTAAAAAAGCAGCAAGTAAAAAACGCCCACGTGATGCATTTGAAAAGCTTCAAAATGAAGAAAATGCCATTATCGAAGTTAAAGACGTTTCAAAATACTATTTATCAGGAAATACTGTTACACGTGTTCTTAAAAATGTTTCATTAAAAATTAATAAAGGTGAGTTTGTACTTATCTTTGGTAAATCCGGAGGTGGTAAAAGTACACTTTTAAACCTTATTTCAGGGCTTGATCGTTTATCTCGTGGTAATGTTATTGTTTGTGACAATAACCTTCCATATTTAAGTGATTTACAATTGACATTATTTAGACGTGATCACGTAAGTTTCATCTTCCAAAACTATAACTTACTTCAAAACTTAACTGGTTATGAAAATGTTGAAACTGGTTCATATTTACAAAAGAACAAAGAACTTAAATTAAACATTGACGATCTATTTAGTGAATTTGATATGGAAGATGTAAAAGAAAAATACCCTTCACAAATGTCAGGGGGACAACAACAACGTATTTCAATCCTTAGAGCTTTAGCTAAAAACGCAGAAATCATCTTTGCCGATGAACCTACCGGGGCACTTGACGAGAAAACATCAGAAATTGTTTTAAGTTATCTTTATAACATTAATAAAAAATATGGAACAACCATTGTCATGGTTACTCACAACCCATTAATAGAACCAATTGCAGATAAAACTGTTTATGTAAAACATGGTAGAATTGCTAAAATTAAACATAATAAAAAACCAATTCACCCTAAAGAATTAGAATGAAAAGAATAA